gtttaatgtcctaaaaccacatatggttatgagaaacgctgtagtggagggctccggaaatttcgaccacctggggttctttaacgaagcatcagtgagattgataactaggataaaattaaggccaaaccttccatttttctcttttcacaacatactatatgtccttggcacaattcacagtatatagaaatctcaattgagagtgcattttcatgtgctggctcttgtgaaataatagcagtatattttgactacactccgaaggacaaaaaaaaagaaaacgccaggctcataatacttacaaacaaattaaattgaaaatgcaaagccacaatcaagataatattcagctctaataaccggatatcatcagaaaatgtgtatgattcatgctcacactttcactgattgaaacgcagcttctgggccaacttcattatctttgtgtgcacacttgtgcgagacttctggccaccttcgcacctgctgccctttttcgtgttggagccctttaaggttatcaaggtgtggttcaaatgaaacatatgagaagagcacaaggatgggtacagactcgtcaatgggcttcatttagaacacgtatggttacacgctacagtctgcaaattcctcatctatgcatcatagacttgcattaattcttgtacaatctgagccaaatacgctggcccaatcattttcctcctgaaaaaaaaaaagaagacctcagcaagcttaggagccaattggtcaaggctgcatctccgaatttcattcttgccagtaatggctgtcatagtttctgacaagtaatcaatggactttcactgaagtcagaggcagataagacccttgtcaggaatcaacaacttgtgttccctgcgccgttcatatatatattggcctgtttgattgatgtaaacattcctcctggtttgataagcaactaacaaactaaaaggtgtggcacttagtgcaattttacacaccctactagtggtttgtacgctcccaaaatttttccaaggcttcctttgaaaaaatgtgcaatggcctttttcagtcttcgaatacgcacaatcataaaataagtcttcacatgctcgtggtaaatatgttcagaatgtatgatctgatgttaaagttgggttaatattaaagcacagcattttgtctggtgagctagtttgtgggtgaaggttactcttctgtgccgttcaaggtaaatgctaagaccccgcattgcctctatgaggtgtgcaagattgcactaagtgccaccccactgagttcgacgtgcgctcgtcaagtaggataacgaagtcactcagacatggaggaatgttaacattggtcatacaggtcaatgtataaatgaatgatgtagggaacaccagcccttgataaagaccagacaaggttctcacctgcccaacttaaatgcatacgaattgtttacttttagtaaaccatggcagactttactggcaaagacaagaattgagatgcagttgtgacccaatggcacttgagcttgcctaggcttttttcctaatgaacaaaagcaatgattgtgtctgtgatacttcactcagactatcagaatgaacgcaggttccctgcatgagtgtactgaataaaacccagttgcaggtctgccctcatcttccactcttctcctccgacaacatctgttatttaagtgtataagtatctactgcaccttgtagctggagttaggctcacactcatgttgtaaaatgtcatcaatttacttgacctcctcgcacaacaatcaacacataatgatatcgacaagggaactcacccagtgcaatgattgtaggcgttgatggcaactcggcaagcttttcagtgatgcttgttccctcctggatgagcaaaaatatcccatgtacacaaaagcacaaagagatatgtacagttgcggccattccaatatataaatcagagatgcgatccctgcaattccgttttccaccatggttcctggtctattgcaggctgtgtgcaccaagtacaaattacctacctaggagccttgaaacttggaacaattttagagcaaagtagaatggatagcgagcacgcaaaaaaacctgctcacattttgattcatttttctctttggattacagcaacatcatagacaactctgaatgattgcaggtcaatatatcaatgttagtggtgatagtattgcttaaaattattttgcatgtgcgacagcaagggacaaagtgagcaacatcttgcaacaactctggcctattcccattcttagtgccctcctcactgcgtcgtaatgaggcactacagccaaagtgacgagaaacattgttctgcagtgcattgcaaaaaactaatgctttgtgcatgtggagcactctgattgcacacaaacactttttttcccattgagcctgaaaaaggctagtaaaccaagtttgtgcactgtggttcaccatgcgtgcaccatgccccaacacagtttttgttgcatgaagtctcacttttcacagcgctacgttccttctcattcactctgtgaactttatagtcggatgcttggggacttcactccctatcctagtggctctgatgaaacaatggcacctgcccgcactaactgttggctcaagggcagtgtattttttttttcagaacatttttgtgactacgacacaatgcggataaccaaagtaagttccacaaaaaaattgaaaattgccttttttttacactatcttcaaatgctgatacttgtgacaaagcgcgtgttccggtgtaattttaatgaataatgctgctgtacaaagccaccaaaattaccttaaaatgaagcacaaaggcaaaagatatgcaaagctacactatcctccttttaacttgtgtccagcaattcatgaattaggtatttttggatgtttagcatatttgttctgtcaaaaaattttgctgcagcggtcactaaattctcatacggtagcattgcacttgttctttatgggaagaaaatacatcgattaagaagtgtaaaaaagttaagtctgctcaaagttcagaaattgtgaaattagaagaaaactgatttcagcagtcaaagtttaattttcctttatacaaaagcagcttttttcacaaaattcaactgaaaaagctattgttttgtgctaaaaacctgcacagcattcagtcgatcccagatatattgaactcgaaggggatcgcgatatatgtagttcaatatatcgatgagtcgaaacacaaaatatgtgtatttaaggcataaattagagcatctcagacctaaaaacagttttttgaaatcctaacaagcacttaaagaatgattctctcacaatatgataaagaacaaggcctgaacatctacttttgcaagttatcgcacttcatttcacttgaaaatagtctgtaaacttttctctctttttgcgtgccaccaagtttcagttgtcctcaatatcactggacccttccaagtaagcaaattcagctcattcggccacaacagcgctgagtggcactgaatgccaatgtaagctccgtagagcgttggtggcgaaagcaataattccacggcaccgtcaacattgggcatcatctcggcatccatgcagtcagaaccagcgacgtcgtcttctgctccaatgaagccgctcgctgtccgagatggtgcccgaaaacactaacaaggcatagaatttactgaggcattgtacgcccttgacagcagtcatgacgcactcaaagtcgtcacctggcacaaagcccgcaaagaaacagttcacgactgtgctttacttgaggtcgctcctagcaccagccatgatttttatcgctacgagcgtatcaatgtgtagcgccgacttccaaatgatgatttatcagtaacgaggcgagaagtacacaggtccacaagccacaaaaggcgatgctgcccacaaacgagcaagctcccaccgtcagcatgttggtgatagcgatgtcacttgtggctttgtcattttgtaaccgacagctgttgctttggtgcggaaagctagaaaaaagcgtagcctccgaaatgagcgttctaaaaccggaagcaccaaaatacctcatgaagttgcacatctcgaaggccacgcttttcagtcccacatgccatcatacacgattgaatgcgaacatcgcaatgagatcactaaacttccttaagtcattccacttcgttttggtgccctcggtcatcaccatgcccccacgttaaaacctgcagatcgcacatcaagcataccggtgcactcacaagtgctgtgcaacgagctagatcagcaagatggagtttcaatgtttcacttttcagcacccccttttagtcacttgcacgcgaaaagggatcggaacttgtcgaattgtggctataaatgatcattatttgttaggaaaaatgcaatttgtgggctttagcgtggctcagagttcaatttagcggatgttctgctgtgcgtgagttcgatagatgtgtacagcagtcccgtatttttgcatgggaaattcaaggggatctctcaactttttgatatagccaataattcgatatatcatagtttgatatacccgggatcgactgtattctataaaatctagaacctaaagctgttctcaacaaaccaatacatcactttctgaaaagatgttactgtccagttttgtactaacataatgcaacaaagtgaaacttacttcaaatacttggtaaaggtagttcttgtcttccttaaaatgcgcgcagaggaatggtagcacagctacctggactgctttttctctttgtccttcgtctctcacgcgcaccaccagttccatagtatgtttcgtcggcgcctcctccatcatctgaaataatgcaggcgcacaggccgccatcctctcctggaagatttcctgcaattattccaaaaatcaaagtaaataacagttacttgataatagatgaattcatctgtagagatattaaagtgaaaactgattgaaatgtagaactatattaccaccctacaattgagtgcaacagctgtgacacgccaaaaaaagaagacaaaaaacagactggtggggaataccaccctgaaactactgcaccagcttactagaacatgttgttggctagtaggttcaggctgaagaaaggtagggacgtaaaccacatagacaagaaaaaaagaagtggacgagatagagcattgattgcaacagattttgtttgcaaaataaaaaaggctccttttgtttttgtaaacaccaaagcatatgagcaggaaaatggcgtgcactccacgattatgacatcactataaaaaaaaaaaggggttcagcggcaaatcgctgtcacaaccagactccctttcacagttatctccaacatcagcagggggtgtgctactgtgctcttgatctgaactggattcaatttcaggtacttccgtgcactgtgttgcagttttgccccggtgataccttgaaacatgtgttctgaaggaacctgctgacctcagcacactaccacaacccacaaaaggacacataacagcatcaattccactctccagatgggcagctatgtgaccaagaagctccgtgcgagtaggcacactcgccccgcatgacaacacagagcagacaaacgcatcatcagtctgtttgctgcatcgcttcttgtgatgtctgaagacgtgacttcttaggctctgatagtttttaaacaaagctccacaaggctcacaagggcaaagggcaccgcccaacacactgctgtgatagtggtagtgctcgaagtagtcggtcaatgttgaaaatgtctgtgcgcaatgccggcaagtgggcattcttcattgatgttatggctgcaatgaaggtagagcacttattttgctaaattacattcactggcttgtgcactttttcagaccgcccaattttataataaaaacactgctacaatggtaataataccttacagtctacaatagtagaatcattccaatatctggttagcatgtcaggttatgttcaatttcatatgaacattagccaatgctttttaagcagtcctctatataagagcacagtgaatataaatattcttgacctgctacaaatgtttaaactaagttgaagcaggcggcgcaaggaaaagaaataatgacggagactgtaacattaactgcacaaattctacagaaaactgcacccatacttgcgcaacttgggtctcttaaaaggctattcctgaatgtgcagtcaaaagtgagcttagcatatgctccaacattacacatgttcacaacttaagtaatgctatccattatatcgctaatgttgacaacagatgttcatatcttgcacatatgtgaaagcagcttcagcctctcaagtgcagccaggtccaatattgaatacaattactttaaaattttagcttgaaacataattactttaaacaattacttaaagctttttgtgatatattgactaatcaaacagttgataccaagtatgaattgcaccgtagcctgccagtagtacgcgcaagagatggaaatgggtggcttcaagatagggcacccaaaacttcgcatatgcgatcgcttgattctgttgccatacaccaacttcttgggtacacacaaggactcccatgctggattagctgcagttaagcagtagtatggctaagtgacgtgcaaattcgcaatgttgtcgggtgtaagcaatgtgtcgtgcaattccaaagaaatgaactgctgagcacgcaaatcaatagacacaacagaacatgcatgcgaaatgcgagcgccaatcgtacctcacggctgtcactcaaattccgccaagtacggcaaaataagtttacacacagccaagtgacagttgctgcccctgtcgtctcctacacctatttttgtagtaatggacgtatgacttgcaagcgatgcaggcatggaaaacacgagtgctttgtctgcgctcgataagacgacaaagacacgtacacgcctggtgtgtacgtgacagcagactcctgctgatccggcttacaagtgcaccttataacagccatgtgcatgggcaccgaggagatcactaatgagtgcgtgcacaaactgacctgtgacatcctcaaactacaaagatgcaactcaacagcaggcttcaccacaataatacaattaagtgacactaacaaaggaaaaatgccgttattgctgagtgcaagcaatgcttcatataattccgaagaattaaactgttcactgtactgcttcctgcatgcgcaactcaataaaggtgcaacacagcgtgcgagcactatggtcgtacctcatagccgacactaaaaatccacaaaatgcactgaaatatgcctacgcacagtaatgttaccgttgctacccctactgttttctgtgcctaatttagtaataaggtatgtatgagcgatgcaagcatggcaaacacgtgtttcattattcaccttataatagcgacagacatgttacatgcctagctcgtatgagctgtggcatgcgagtgcaccttataactgtttataagataggtaatgatcgataacggtgaaataaatgcctacctgattgtgatgtgtgccaggtgatggacttcgcaggaaggtgagagagctctgacaatagccgcctgccttgaccacgtagggtgccagagaccactgagctgaacaagtgaagagtgcgccaaaaaacttgacaagtgaggaaccaaacaaatgaactgctagcactacttggtcctgagcacgtaaatcaataacaagatgcaacacaacctgcatgcaaaatgcgagcaccaatcgtacctcacggctgtcactcaaattccgccaagtacggcaaaataagtttacacacagccaagtgacagttgctgcccctgtcgtctcctacacctatttttgtagtaatggacgtatgacttgcaagcgatgcaggcatggaaaacacgagtgctttgtctgcgctcgataagacgacaaagacacgtacacgcctggtgtgtacgtgacagcagactcctgctgatccggcttacaagtgcaccttataacagccatgtgcatgggcaccgaggagatcactaatgagtgcgtgcacaaacagacctgtgacatcctcaaactacaaagatgcaactcaacagcaggcttcaccacaataatacaattaagtgacactaacaaaggaaaaatgccgttattgctgagtgcaagcaatgcttcatataattccgaagaattaaactgttcactgtactgcttcctgcatgcgcaactcaataaaggtgcaacacagcgtgcgagcactatggtcgtacctcatagccgacactaaaaatccacaaaatgcactgaaatatgcctacgcacagtaatgttaccgttgctacccctactgttttctgtgcctaatttagtaataaggtatgtatgagcgatgcaagcatggcaaacacgtgtttcattattcaccttataatagcgacagacatgttacatgcctagctcgtatgagctgtggcatgcgagtgcaccttataactgtttataagataggtaatgatcgataacggtgaaataaatgcctacctgattgtgatgtgtgccaggtgatggacttcgcaggaaggtgagagagctctgacaatagccgcctgccttgaccacgtagggtgccagagaccactgagctgaacaagtgaagagtgcgccaaaaaacttgacaagtgaggaaccaaacaaatgaactgctagcactacttggtcctgagcacgtaaatcaataacaagatgcaacacaacctgcatgcaaaatgcgagcaccaatcgtacctcacggctgtcactcagattccgccaaatatggcaaaataagtttacacacagccaagtgatagttcctgcccctgtcgtctcctacacctatttttgtagtaatgaacgtatgacttgcaagcggtgcaggcatggaaaacacgtgtgctttgtctgttgcactcaaaggtggtgtggtgtccatgtcgaacgcggacagcatcatgggcacttcggcattggggtcactagtagccggcgttgcgcccgcgccagtgttgggtcggcgcgggtgctttgttaggcctagccttgaacgtaccccgggcgcgtcctcgttgtggggtttttttcgcttctgtgctttaagtcccgaagattttggttgcaaaagagtcttagcagctttactgaccttgcgcacaggaatcttggaggcaggaagagaagttccggggcaatccggcgtttttgtgggagcagatgcagccgtgactgatgtacacgacgctcgtagcgccctcttaggctacgaagggaggcgctcagctgaaacggcaccggcgggtggtgcggcttttaatcgaactcgcgacgctccctttggggcaaactgactactttagcgcctgcctacaatttgtttttgtattctagccgacaccacgatgcaccgatgctatcttgcacccattctattgggcagtgatggccggacacaccgcagcagtcgtgttattttgtgtgaccatcaacgcatttttttttcttttggcctgttgtggttgggaagagctatggtggtgcaaaaaatttatcggttattcaggaaaagtggtgtaaagggaaatagttctgaagaatcgatgttctcgtcgcaggtagtgagaaccattcaacaaccgatgaattcttcggtgacgaagtgaagtcgccgtcggtgttcaccgagtagactcatgaattcataaaaagaacaaacgtttccccgagccttccaaattttattattgggcttgagcttgcatggtaggcttgacggtgcgaaacagcgtgaaaacaacgagttcatacaaagaaacagcaaaccgcacccttttaaaatacacttcattactgtgtttcattgactgcgtgttaattggtgtgccaactatacaacgcagctacgattataggattgctctcactaaacaagtcaaggcttgcaagcacgaaaaaaaaaaggaacgaaaataggagaacatgtacactgtctcttcttctgtgtgtcgtgcattctcacgatgtgacgaaaaaaaaaaaaacgtaaactattatgcacaccatcaagattcacatatatgcagggattcttggacgggtatgtttttttttcactatcttttgtcaataaagtctcatagacgcagtacaagtacctgttcgctttcaatcttgcaagattgaaaacgaagtgcagcgcctttcgacgatatatatatatatatatatatatatatatatatatatatatatatatatatatatatatcggaagcgaaaaagcacgacgtacgccgaaacacctttactaattacaaatgtttcggctgatgggccagccttcgtcagtgtgaccacactaacgaaggctggcccaccatatcgtctcgctttataactttttatggcaacccgacttcgctactaatagtaaatttagcttcccttgcggtgaagtatcataatgctgtaattatcctcttccttaatcggtaaaaactctgaaacgttctctttttcttttttaccgctgctatccttctccgcctctccgaatatatatatgtatccatactggcactttccagtgatcctgcatgcagctctttttctccattgtgagttaatgaacagtttctcttcctcattctctcgtatttcttagtctatcttcgaacccaatgttgctctaagcttaatttcctcatcaaagcctgcccagttatcacactttccgtcttcgttttctgactttccatgagcgtacaatgcgaatctgcgcattccttacacactgtgggacgcctcatcttagtcggcgactgcagcgttgccgctgtatgtatacgttagccacccgccacgatagctctctcaaggcattgtccatggctatcgcttaattttctgttctagttcactgtatcattgtcgaacggggggaatggtcaaagttcagccagtatgtcgccgacagctctctcaaggcattgcccatggctgtcgcttaactttctgttctagttcactgtatcattgtcgaacggggggaatggtcaaagttcagccagtatgtcgccgtgcacacaaatcacggaagcgtgttcttgaagtacagaagacatacgtttttctggtgttttacggaaggagcgaaagaacggaaacatcgactgctgctttacggcaactcctgctgtttcccataaaccgcagcacagtttgtgctttaaacgtccagtctcgctatttttcaggaaacagatgttactctgtagtttctacggtctgctccgacgttaaaacacggatattttttacagtgtagGCAGGATGACCACTGGTCGTTAAGTGtattgactggattcccagagaaggcaaacgcacgaaaggCAGACAAAAAAGTTAGATGGGTCGATGGGAATAAAATGTTCGCACGTATAACGtggcagtagaaaaaaaaaacagaagaccgggctgattggcggatcatgggagaggccttccgttgtcctgcagtgagcgcagtcaggctgatgatgatggtgactcAGTGCAATGAGAGGCATTGGCATGACAATGCAACATTTTATTTTCACTATTTCTTGCCTAAAAAGCAAGTAAAATACGTGAATCTTTGGCATTACGCCAGACTTGCAATGCACAAGTAAACAAATGACAATTGTCAGTTATTTTACTAGACTAAAGTGAACCTTCACTAATTCACGAGCAGGTAACTTCACGCTCAAGAGCCCCGTGAAACAGTACACGCATGCTGGGCCAGGAAGCTTAGTCTGGTAGTGTGGCGGCCCTTGGTGAGCCGTGTCTCGGCGAATTGCATTTAACAGCATGGcggattttgttttcttttttgtttgttagcATGCGGATAGGCCATCAACCGAATAACTGCGATTAAGTCAATATCCGGGATGTTGGAGGGTCATATAGTGCCAAATAAATGAACTCTAGCGCTTGTCAAACGGCTGCTTGTGTGCTATACAGTTGACCTGCCGAAGGGAGGTCAAGCCCTGCATGCTTTAAGGATATACGGATGGAGAACTGGGTCTTAACAACTATTTCTGGCTATACAGTCGCAGTTCTCCTGATCTTGCCGAAACACGTATGCATTGGTGGTACAGTGGTTGCGGCACTTGGTTACTCACCCTATATGGTCGCGGGTTTTATCCCAGtctcggcggtcgcatttcgatagaagCGATTGCTAGAGACTCGTATACACTGCGTGATGTGAGCGCACGTTAGGGAacaacagatggtcgaaatttctggagacgCGTCCACTAAGGCATGCCTTACCGTGGCTTTGGAACATGAATTAAGCGTCAGGTA
Above is a window of Rhipicephalus microplus isolate Deutch F79 chromosome 1, USDA_Rmic, whole genome shotgun sequence DNA encoding:
- the LOC142817978 gene encoding uncharacterized protein LOC142817978, producing MQVVLHLVIDLRAQDQVVLAVHLFGSSLVKFFGALFTCSAQWSLAPYVVKAGGYCQSSLTFLRSPSPGTHHNQEIFQERMAACAPALFQMMEEAPTKHTMELVVRVRDEGQREKAVQVAVLPFLCAHFKEDKNYLYQVFEEGTSITEKLAELPSTPTIIALGINMLK